The Mycolicibacterium smegmatis genome has a window encoding:
- a CDS encoding aldehyde dehydrogenase family protein: protein MTACQVINPATEQVLTTVELLGEAAVDDAVARATVAQRRWAALAPAERAAALRAFAAAVDAHIDELAALEVSNSGHPIGQAEWEAGHVRDVLNFYAATPERLSGKQIPVAGGLDVTFNEPLGVVGVITPWNFPMTIAAWGFAPALAAGCAVLLKPAEWTPLTTIRIGEIARESGLPEGLFQVLPGKGSVVGERFVSHPGIRKVVFTGSTEVGRRVMAGAAAQIKRVTLELGGKSANIVFEDCDLEKAAATAPYGVFDNAGQDCCARSRILVQRSVYDRFMEMLEPAVKGVVVGDPSVRDTEMGPLVSRPHWESVHSYVPDDAPVAFRGSAPDGPGFWFPPTVLTPSRDDRTVSEEIFGPVVTVLPFDDEADAIAVANDTAYGLSGSIWTDNVSRAIRVSRAIEAGNLSVNSHSSVRYNTPFGGFKQSGLGRELGPDAPLSFTETKNVFIAV, encoded by the coding sequence ATGACAGCGTGCCAGGTGATCAACCCCGCGACCGAGCAGGTGCTGACCACCGTCGAACTGCTCGGCGAGGCGGCCGTCGACGACGCGGTGGCGCGTGCGACGGTCGCGCAACGCCGGTGGGCCGCGCTCGCACCTGCCGAGCGGGCCGCGGCGCTGCGCGCCTTCGCCGCCGCCGTCGACGCCCACATCGACGAACTCGCAGCGCTGGAGGTGTCCAATTCGGGACATCCCATCGGGCAGGCCGAGTGGGAGGCCGGCCACGTCCGAGACGTGCTGAACTTCTACGCGGCGACCCCGGAACGCCTGTCCGGCAAGCAGATCCCGGTCGCCGGTGGTCTGGATGTGACGTTCAACGAACCGCTGGGTGTCGTCGGGGTGATCACACCCTGGAACTTCCCGATGACGATCGCGGCGTGGGGGTTCGCGCCCGCGCTCGCGGCCGGCTGCGCCGTGCTGCTCAAACCGGCCGAGTGGACACCGCTGACCACGATCCGGATCGGCGAGATCGCCCGCGAGTCGGGATTGCCCGAGGGCCTGTTCCAGGTGCTGCCGGGTAAGGGTTCGGTGGTGGGGGAGCGCTTCGTCTCCCACCCCGGCATCCGCAAGGTGGTGTTCACCGGTTCCACCGAGGTCGGCCGGCGCGTGATGGCCGGGGCCGCGGCGCAGATCAAGCGGGTCACCCTCGAACTCGGCGGCAAGAGCGCCAACATCGTGTTCGAGGACTGCGATCTGGAGAAGGCCGCGGCGACCGCGCCGTACGGCGTGTTCGACAACGCCGGGCAGGACTGCTGCGCACGCAGCCGGATCCTCGTGCAGCGCAGCGTCTACGACCGGTTCATGGAGATGCTGGAGCCCGCCGTCAAAGGCGTGGTGGTGGGTGACCCGTCGGTGCGTGACACCGAGATGGGGCCGCTGGTGTCACGTCCGCACTGGGAGTCGGTGCATTCCTACGTGCCCGACGACGCACCGGTCGCGTTCCGCGGGTCGGCTCCCGACGGGCCCGGATTCTGGTTCCCGCCAACGGTCCTGACCCCGTCACGCGATGACCGCACGGTCTCCGAGGAGATCTTCGGCCCCGTGGTGACGGTGCTCCCGTTCGACGACGAGGCCGACGCGATCGCGGTGGCCAACGACACCGCCTACGGGCTCTCCGGCTCGATCTGGACCGACAACGTGTCGCGGGCGATCCGCGTCTCGCGTGCCATCGAGGCCGGCAACCTCAGCGTCAACTCGCATTCCTCGGTGCGCTACAACACCCCGTTCGGCGGCTTCAAGCAGTCGGGCCTGGGTCGCGAACTCGGCCCGGATGCGCCACTGTCGTTCACCGAGACCAAGAACGTCTTCATAGCCGTCTGA
- a CDS encoding energy-coupling factor ABC transporter permease: MAIEIVAMHMSDGIVNVQTSLVFGALAVAALGVCALRARDELDERTVPLAGLVAAFIFAVQMVNFPILPGVSGHLLGGALAAILVGPYTGALCIAIVLVVQSLLFADGGVSALGTNITNMALIGVAVGYATAVVLSTVLRGRGAAGSPPDRHIGVVAFVAALVGTVCAAMGFVVEYVIGGVATTSIQAVAGYMFGTHVLIGIGEGIITALTVTAVARVRPDLVYLLRRQRQEVAA, translated from the coding sequence ATGGCCATTGAGATCGTCGCCATGCACATGAGCGATGGCATCGTGAACGTCCAGACGTCGTTGGTGTTCGGTGCCCTGGCGGTCGCCGCGCTCGGTGTGTGCGCCCTGCGCGCCCGAGACGAACTCGACGAGCGGACGGTGCCGCTGGCCGGTCTCGTGGCGGCGTTCATCTTCGCCGTGCAGATGGTGAACTTCCCGATCCTGCCCGGGGTCAGCGGTCACCTGCTCGGCGGTGCGCTCGCGGCGATCCTCGTCGGGCCGTACACCGGGGCGCTGTGCATCGCGATCGTGCTGGTGGTGCAGTCGCTGCTGTTCGCCGACGGCGGCGTGAGCGCGCTGGGGACGAACATCACCAACATGGCGCTGATCGGCGTCGCGGTCGGCTACGCGACCGCGGTGGTGCTGTCCACCGTGCTCCGCGGACGGGGCGCGGCGGGATCTCCGCCGGACCGCCACATCGGTGTGGTGGCCTTCGTGGCGGCCCTCGTGGGAACCGTGTGCGCGGCCATGGGTTTCGTCGTCGAATACGTCATCGGGGGCGTCGCGACGACGTCGATACAAGCGGTGGCGGGCTACATGTTCGGCACGCACGTGCTGATCGGGATCGGTGAAGGCATCATCACGGCACTCACGGTCACCGCGGTCGCGCGGGTGCGGCCGGATCTCGTGTACCTGCTACGGCGTCAGCGTCAGGAGGTCGCCGCGTGA
- a CDS encoding FadR/GntR family transcriptional regulator, whose protein sequence is MSTDGSTTSNRRATDDIFTKVTPGRASEMILDQIRSLIRDGHLKPGDRLPSERELGDRFGVSRVTVREALRGLEANAMVTIKVGAHGGAFVTAPTSSRVSEGIVDLLSMSGLTDIEITEARQVFELGIIPLVCERATEADIEELLQICDRGDAAAGQGSSSMELSAQFHTRVAEASHNAALAMLAEAFYGPTLVSLRHVQEGHPEIGVRSSREHRQFVMAVKKGDVEKATAVMRTHLGRTARHVKG, encoded by the coding sequence ATGTCCACTGACGGTTCCACGACGTCGAACCGCCGAGCTACCGACGACATCTTCACCAAGGTCACCCCGGGCCGGGCCTCGGAAATGATTCTCGACCAGATCCGGTCGTTGATCCGAGATGGCCACCTGAAGCCCGGTGACCGCCTTCCCTCCGAACGTGAACTCGGCGACCGGTTCGGCGTCAGCCGAGTCACCGTCCGCGAAGCGCTGCGCGGCCTCGAGGCCAACGCCATGGTGACCATCAAGGTCGGCGCCCACGGCGGAGCCTTCGTCACCGCGCCCACCAGCTCACGTGTCAGCGAGGGCATCGTCGATCTGCTCAGCATGTCGGGCCTGACCGACATCGAGATCACCGAGGCCCGGCAGGTGTTCGAACTCGGCATCATCCCGCTGGTGTGCGAGCGCGCCACCGAGGCGGACATCGAAGAACTGCTGCAGATCTGCGACCGCGGCGACGCGGCCGCAGGACAGGGCTCCTCTTCGATGGAACTGTCGGCGCAGTTCCACACACGGGTGGCCGAGGCGAGCCACAACGCCGCGCTCGCGATGCTGGCAGAGGCCTTCTACGGTCCGACGCTGGTGTCGCTGCGCCACGTTCAGGAGGGCCATCCCGAGATAGGTGTCCGCAGCAGCCGCGAACACCGCCAGTTCGTCATGGCGGTCAAGAAGGGCGATGTCGAGAAGGCCACCGCGGTCATGCGTACCCACCTGGGCCGCACCGCGCGTCACGTCAAAGGTTGA
- the pcaC gene encoding 4-carboxymuconolactone decarboxylase, translated as MRDETHAAGSQVRRAVLGDDHVDRAVAATTGFTADFQDLITRYAWGEIWTRPGLDRRSRSMITLTAMIARGHHDELAMHVRAARRNGLSVDEIKEVLLQSAIYCGVPEANTAFRIAGAVLAEEAQEPGDER; from the coding sequence ATGCGAGACGAGACACACGCGGCGGGGAGTCAGGTGCGCCGCGCGGTGCTCGGCGACGACCACGTCGACCGTGCAGTCGCGGCAACCACCGGATTCACCGCGGATTTCCAGGATCTCATCACCCGATACGCCTGGGGCGAGATCTGGACCCGGCCGGGACTGGACCGACGCAGCCGCTCCATGATCACGCTGACGGCCATGATCGCCCGCGGCCACCACGACGAACTGGCGATGCATGTGCGGGCGGCGCGCCGAAACGGCCTGAGCGTCGACGAGATCAAAGAGGTGCTGCTGCAGTCCGCGATCTATTGCGGTGTGCCCGAAGCCAACACCGCGTTCCGTATCGCAGGTGCGGTTCTGGCCGAGGAGGCGCAGGAGCCGGGAGACGAGCGCTGA
- the pcaH gene encoding protocatechuate 3,4-dioxygenase subunit beta, whose translation MALVSQSDISAEINEITESYHRGGLDEAQPRLDYPPYRSSVLRHPKVQLHQTDPESIELWAPCFGERDVAEHESDLTIQHTAEPIGERIVVTGRVVDGDGRPVRHQLVEIWQANAAGRYRHLRDQHPAPLDPNFTGVGRCLTDADGTYRFTTIKPGPYPWRNHHNAWRPAHIHFSLFGTEFTQRMITQMYFPGDPLFAFDPIYQSITDAKARERLVATYDHDVTTHEWATGYRWDIVLTGSLRTPTEA comes from the coding sequence ATGGCCCTTGTGAGTCAATCCGACATCAGCGCGGAGATCAACGAGATCACCGAGTCCTACCACCGCGGCGGCCTCGACGAGGCACAGCCCCGCCTGGACTATCCGCCGTACCGGAGCAGTGTGCTGCGGCATCCGAAAGTACAACTGCACCAAACGGATCCGGAATCCATCGAATTGTGGGCACCGTGCTTCGGCGAGCGTGACGTCGCCGAACACGAATCCGATCTGACCATCCAGCACACCGCGGAACCCATCGGCGAACGGATCGTGGTGACCGGCCGCGTCGTGGACGGGGACGGCAGGCCCGTGCGACACCAGTTGGTCGAGATCTGGCAGGCGAATGCCGCGGGCCGCTACCGTCACCTGCGCGATCAGCATCCGGCGCCGCTGGACCCCAACTTCACCGGGGTGGGCCGCTGCCTCACCGACGCCGACGGCACCTACCGGTTCACCACCATCAAGCCCGGGCCGTACCCGTGGCGCAACCACCACAACGCGTGGCGGCCCGCGCACATCCATTTCTCGTTGTTCGGAACCGAGTTCACGCAGCGCATGATCACCCAGATGTACTTCCCCGGTGACCCCCTGTTCGCGTTCGACCCGATCTACCAGTCGATCACCGACGCCAAGGCCCGCGAACGCCTGGTGGCCACCTACGACCACGACGTGACCACCCATGAATGGGCCACCGGTTACCGCTGGGACATCGTGCTGACCGGATCCCTGCGCACCCCGACGGAGGCCTGA
- the pcaB gene encoding 3-carboxy-cis,cis-muconate cycloisomerase produces MTDLLWPGDHRAGDLMSDRAFFDAMVAVENAWLNLLVDIGPAPQKARVDLCALTSAGDVETVAAGAESDGNPVVGLVALLRERAGGEAARWLHRGLTSQDVVDTALMMCLRDALSAVHDEMATHVRILLGLVESHRSSPMTARTLTQPALPSTAAAKFANWLSGVLDAADALAAVPWLPVQLGGAVGTHAATTELVGSPDETLTLADALAGAVGLTPAAPWHTTRAVVTRAGDALVGCCDACGHIAADVAVGSRAEIGELVEGSGGASSTMPHKRNPVLSVLIRRAALAAPALGATLHAASAASVDERSDGGWHAEWAALRTLTRRTVVAMRQTSDLLTGLHVDVQRARDNLGAAGDLLAEQRVMSELVGRTTRADYLGASGHLIDAVAHRARRHLKETM; encoded by the coding sequence GTGACAGATCTGCTGTGGCCGGGGGACCACCGCGCCGGTGACCTCATGAGCGACCGGGCGTTCTTCGACGCCATGGTCGCCGTCGAGAACGCCTGGCTGAACCTGCTGGTCGACATCGGCCCGGCGCCGCAGAAGGCACGTGTCGATCTTTGCGCACTGACCTCGGCGGGAGACGTGGAGACGGTCGCGGCGGGAGCCGAGAGCGACGGCAACCCCGTCGTCGGGCTGGTCGCACTGCTGCGTGAGCGCGCGGGCGGCGAGGCGGCCCGGTGGCTGCACCGCGGGCTGACAAGCCAGGATGTCGTCGACACCGCTCTCATGATGTGCCTGCGTGACGCACTGAGCGCGGTGCACGACGAGATGGCCACGCACGTACGCATCCTCCTGGGCCTCGTGGAATCCCACCGCAGCAGCCCCATGACGGCCCGCACCCTGACACAACCCGCGCTGCCGAGTACCGCAGCAGCGAAGTTCGCCAATTGGCTGTCCGGGGTGCTCGACGCCGCCGATGCGCTGGCGGCCGTTCCCTGGCTGCCCGTACAGCTCGGCGGTGCAGTCGGAACACACGCGGCCACAACCGAACTCGTCGGATCACCCGATGAGACGCTCACGCTCGCCGACGCCCTGGCCGGCGCGGTGGGCCTGACGCCCGCAGCGCCGTGGCACACCACCAGGGCCGTGGTGACACGCGCCGGTGACGCACTGGTGGGATGTTGCGACGCGTGCGGTCACATCGCGGCCGATGTCGCGGTGGGCAGCAGGGCCGAGATCGGTGAGCTGGTGGAGGGCAGTGGCGGCGCTTCGTCGACCATGCCGCACAAACGGAATCCGGTACTGTCGGTGCTCATCCGCCGTGCCGCGCTGGCCGCCCCCGCGCTCGGAGCGACCCTGCACGCCGCATCGGCGGCGAGTGTGGACGAACGATCCGACGGCGGCTGGCACGCGGAATGGGCGGCGCTGCGCACGCTGACCCGGCGCACCGTCGTCGCGATGCGTCAGACGAGTGACCTGTTGACCGGTCTGCACGTCGACGTCCAGCGGGCACGCGACAACCTGGGCGCCGCAGGTGATCTGCTCGCAGAACAACGCGTGATGAGCGAACTCGTCGGGCGCACGACGCGCGCCGACTATCTGGGCGCGTCCGGTCATCTCATCGACGCCGTCGCGCACCGGGCCCGCCGACACCTCAAGGAGACGATGTGA
- a CDS encoding IclR family transcriptional regulator: MADDSSPTVASRLLAVVGAFDERHRSLSLTEIARRAGIPLSTAHRLTGTLVEGGALQRRDDGRYVIGRLIWQACLLAPVEGPLRHVAEPYLHDVYAATMATVHLGVRDGDEVLYLLRIRGRASVPIVSTVGSRLPLYCTGVGKVLLAHAPEDVAERVLSGLRPVTPKTITQPAMLRQQLRRVRDDGIATTSEEMSLGACSLAVPVTRASDDTVVAAIGVVVPSLKRDRQRLIQALQGAARGIGRVL; the protein is encoded by the coding sequence ATGGCCGATGATTCGTCGCCGACGGTCGCGTCACGACTGCTGGCAGTGGTGGGCGCGTTCGACGAGCGCCACCGCAGCCTGTCGCTGACCGAGATCGCCCGCCGCGCCGGGATTCCCCTTTCCACGGCACACCGGTTGACGGGCACCCTCGTCGAGGGCGGCGCGTTGCAGCGCCGCGACGACGGCAGGTACGTGATCGGCCGCCTCATCTGGCAGGCCTGCCTGCTCGCACCCGTCGAGGGTCCGCTGCGGCATGTCGCCGAGCCGTACCTGCACGACGTGTACGCGGCGACGATGGCCACGGTCCACCTCGGTGTCCGTGACGGCGACGAGGTGCTCTACCTGCTGCGTATCCGCGGGCGCGCATCCGTGCCGATCGTCAGCACCGTCGGCAGCCGACTTCCGCTGTACTGCACCGGCGTCGGCAAGGTCCTGCTGGCGCACGCACCCGAGGACGTCGCCGAGCGGGTGCTGTCGGGACTGCGGCCCGTCACCCCGAAGACCATCACGCAGCCCGCGATGTTGCGCCAGCAGTTGCGCCGCGTCCGCGACGACGGCATCGCGACGACGAGTGAGGAGATGTCGCTCGGCGCATGCTCACTGGCGGTGCCGGTGACACGCGCCTCCGACGACACGGTGGTCGCCGCGATCGGCGTTGTCGTGCCATCGCTCAAACGCGACCGACAGCGCCTCATCCAGGCACTGCAGGGTGCCGCGCGAGGTATCGGACGGGTGCTGTGA
- the pcaG gene encoding protocatechuate 3,4-dioxygenase subunit alpha, whose amino-acid sequence MSTLFATPGQTVGPFYGYALPIPGGNELVPPGSPGAIRLHGLVTDGAGAPVPDALLEIWQADADGRVPTKTGSLRRDGWTFTGWGRAATDGAGRYSFTTVEPGVSQPGSAAFIAMTVFARGLLNRLFTRVYLPGEHLATDPLLSSLPSERRETLIAVPDEHGLTFDIRLQGDHETVFLRFPGHTP is encoded by the coding sequence ATGAGCACCCTTTTCGCGACACCCGGCCAGACGGTCGGTCCCTTCTACGGGTACGCCCTGCCCATACCCGGCGGCAACGAACTGGTCCCGCCGGGTTCGCCCGGAGCCATCCGGTTGCACGGCCTGGTCACCGACGGGGCGGGTGCGCCCGTGCCGGACGCCCTGCTGGAGATCTGGCAGGCCGACGCCGACGGTCGGGTGCCCACGAAGACCGGATCGCTGCGACGGGACGGCTGGACGTTCACCGGATGGGGCCGCGCGGCCACCGACGGCGCAGGCCGCTACAGTTTCACGACCGTCGAACCCGGTGTCTCGCAACCCGGTTCGGCAGCGTTCATCGCGATGACCGTGTTCGCCCGCGGTCTGCTCAACCGGCTGTTCACGCGCGTCTATCTGCCCGGCGAGCATCTGGCGACCGACCCGCTGCTGTCATCGCTGCCGAGCGAGCGGCGCGAGACGTTGATCGCCGTGCCCGACGAGCACGGACTGACCTTCGACATCCGGTTGCAGGGCGACCATGAAACCGTCTTCCTGCGCTTTCCCGGGCACACGCCGTGA
- a CDS encoding glutamine synthetase family protein, translating to MSRNPGMLTQDELVQLVTDGEIDTVIVAFCDMQGRLTGKRVSARLFVEEVAANGCECCNYLLAVDVDMNTVDGYAVSSWETGYGDMVMTPDFSTLRRIPWLPGTAMVMADLSWLDGNPVAVAPRSILNHQIDRLAERGLVPFVGTELEFMVFDDSFRQAWSSGYHNLTPATDYNVDYAIHASTRMEPLLRDIRRGMEGAGMYCEGVKGECNLGQQEIAFRYDRARVTCDNHTIYRNGAKEIADQHGKSLTFMAKYDEREGNSCHIHISLRGAGENGDAVFADESDPHGMSPLFRSFIAGILATLRELTLFYAPNINSYKRFVDGSFAPTAVAWGFDNRTCALRVVGHGHGMRVECRAPGGDVNQYLAVSALIAGGLYGIERDLELPEPMAGNAYTSGAERLPTTLAEAADLFAKSEVARAAFGDDVVEHYLNYARVEMAAFNAAVTDWERVRGFERL from the coding sequence ATGAGCCGTAACCCCGGCATGCTGACACAGGACGAACTTGTGCAGCTCGTCACAGACGGTGAGATCGACACGGTGATCGTCGCGTTCTGCGACATGCAGGGCAGGCTGACGGGCAAACGGGTGTCGGCTCGGCTGTTCGTCGAAGAGGTCGCCGCCAACGGCTGCGAGTGTTGCAACTACCTGCTTGCCGTGGACGTCGACATGAACACCGTCGACGGATACGCGGTCTCGAGTTGGGAGACCGGCTACGGCGACATGGTGATGACGCCCGACTTCTCGACGTTGCGCCGCATCCCGTGGTTGCCCGGCACGGCCATGGTGATGGCCGATCTGTCCTGGCTCGACGGCAACCCTGTCGCGGTCGCGCCGCGCAGCATCCTCAACCACCAGATCGACCGGCTCGCCGAACGCGGACTCGTGCCCTTCGTGGGCACCGAGTTGGAGTTCATGGTGTTCGACGACAGCTTCCGGCAGGCCTGGTCGTCGGGATACCACAACCTCACCCCGGCCACCGACTACAACGTCGACTACGCCATCCACGCCTCCACCCGCATGGAACCGTTGCTGCGTGACATCCGCCGCGGCATGGAGGGCGCCGGCATGTACTGCGAGGGCGTCAAGGGCGAGTGCAACCTGGGCCAGCAGGAGATCGCGTTCCGCTACGACCGCGCCAGGGTGACGTGCGACAACCACACGATCTATCGCAACGGCGCCAAGGAAATCGCCGACCAGCACGGCAAGAGCCTCACGTTCATGGCGAAATACGATGAACGCGAAGGCAACAGCTGCCACATCCACATCTCGCTGCGCGGGGCGGGCGAGAACGGCGACGCGGTGTTCGCCGACGAGTCCGACCCGCACGGGATGTCGCCGTTGTTCCGCAGTTTCATCGCGGGCATCCTCGCGACGCTGCGTGAGCTCACCCTGTTCTACGCGCCGAACATCAACTCCTACAAGCGGTTCGTGGACGGCAGCTTCGCGCCCACCGCGGTGGCGTGGGGCTTCGACAACCGCACGTGTGCGTTGCGCGTCGTCGGGCACGGCCACGGCATGCGCGTCGAGTGCCGCGCGCCCGGCGGCGACGTCAACCAGTACCTCGCGGTGTCGGCGCTGATCGCGGGCGGGCTCTACGGCATCGAGCGTGACCTCGAACTCCCCGAACCGATGGCGGGCAACGCCTACACCAGCGGGGCCGAGCGGCTGCCCACCACCCTGGCCGAGGCGGCCGATCTCTTCGCGAAGTCCGAGGTGGCGCGCGCGGCGTTCGGGGACGACGTCGTCGAGCACTACCTGAACTACGCGCGCGTCGAGATGGCGGCGTTCAACGCGGCCGTGACGGACTGGGAGAGGGTGCGCGGTTTTGAGCGACTCTGA
- a CDS encoding gamma-glutamyl-gamma-aminobutyrate hydrolase family protein: MSDSDSSELRPVIGMTTYLQQAQTGVWDVRASFLPQIYFAGVNLAGGIAVLLPPQPVDGDVADRVLDRLDGLVITGGPDVDPARYGQKPHPKTNEPALERDEWEFALLSGALARGIPVLGVCRGAQVLNTALGGTLHQHLPDVIGHTHHQKGDAVFGTSDVRTVSGTRLASLIGESSDAQCYHHQAIDRLGEGLVVSARDTDGVIEAVEVPGEAFVLGVQWHPEERLDDLRLFRAVVEAARTYATERVS; the protein is encoded by the coding sequence TTGAGCGACTCTGATTCATCCGAACTGCGTCCCGTCATCGGGATGACCACCTATCTGCAGCAGGCGCAGACAGGCGTGTGGGATGTGCGCGCGAGCTTCCTGCCGCAGATCTACTTCGCCGGTGTGAACCTCGCGGGAGGTATCGCGGTGCTGTTGCCCCCGCAACCCGTCGACGGCGACGTGGCCGACCGTGTGCTCGATCGGCTCGACGGACTGGTGATCACCGGCGGGCCCGACGTCGACCCGGCCCGCTACGGGCAGAAACCGCACCCGAAGACCAATGAGCCCGCGCTCGAGCGCGACGAGTGGGAGTTCGCGCTCCTGTCGGGAGCGTTGGCGCGCGGCATCCCGGTGCTGGGGGTCTGCCGCGGCGCCCAGGTGCTCAACACCGCGCTCGGCGGCACGCTGCACCAGCACCTGCCCGACGTCATCGGGCACACTCACCACCAGAAGGGTGACGCGGTCTTCGGCACGTCCGATGTGCGCACCGTGTCCGGCACCCGGCTCGCCTCGCTGATCGGTGAGAGCTCCGATGCCCAGTGTTACCACCACCAGGCCATCGACCGGCTCGGGGAGGGGCTCGTGGTCAGCGCGCGCGACACCGACGGGGTGATCGAGGCCGTCGAGGTGCCCGGTGAGGCGTTCGTGCTGGGCGTGCAATGGCACCCCGAAGAGCGCCTCGATGATCTGCGGCTCTTCCGCGCCGTGGTGGAGGCGGCCAGAACGTATGCGACAGAGAGGGTCTCATGA
- a CDS encoding FadR/GntR family transcriptional regulator gives MSAEPDPQPTAEAADALLRPVRLGNAFEDTVGRLLETIRLGVLGPGESLPPERELATRLGVSRDTVREAIKSLADAGYLVSRRGRYGGTFLADELPSHTADTPRPSHEEIDDALRLREILEVGAARMAAGRTLSAAERDGLWSRLADVRAAEGTDDYRRLDSRLHLAIAEAAGSPSLVPLIAENRMRINGLLDRIPLLPRNIAHSDDQHEAIVMAILAGDADRAATAMLDHVSGSAALLHGFLD, from the coding sequence ATGAGCGCCGAACCGGATCCCCAGCCCACCGCCGAGGCGGCCGACGCGCTGCTGCGGCCGGTGCGGTTGGGGAACGCGTTCGAGGACACCGTGGGACGGTTGTTGGAGACCATCAGGCTGGGTGTGCTGGGTCCCGGCGAATCCCTGCCGCCCGAGCGGGAACTCGCCACGCGCCTCGGGGTCAGCCGTGACACCGTGCGTGAGGCGATCAAGTCGCTGGCCGACGCCGGCTACCTGGTGTCGCGGCGCGGGCGCTACGGCGGCACATTCCTGGCCGACGAGCTTCCCAGTCACACCGCGGACACCCCACGACCCTCCCACGAGGAGATCGACGATGCGCTGCGGTTGCGCGAGATCCTCGAGGTCGGGGCCGCGCGCATGGCCGCGGGCCGCACGCTCAGCGCGGCCGAACGCGACGGCCTGTGGTCGCGGCTGGCAGACGTGCGTGCCGCCGAGGGGACCGACGACTACCGTCGGCTGGACTCCCGGCTGCACCTGGCGATCGCGGAGGCGGCCGGATCGCCGTCACTGGTGCCGTTGATCGCCGAGAACCGTATGCGGATCAACGGACTGCTCGACCGGATCCCGTTGCTGCCGCGCAACATTGCGCACTCCGACGATCAGCACGAGGCCATCGTGATGGCGATCCTGGCCGGCGACGCAGACCGCGCGGCCACGGCGATGCTCGACCACGTGTCGGGTTCGGCGGCACTGTTGCACGGCTTCTTGGACTGA
- a CDS encoding ArsR/SmtB family transcription factor: MDAVEGHVQVERATSALVDVDSATWARRFDLLSDPNRLEILLVLHRAPGIFVGDLAEVLGRSENAVSQALRVLRQQGWVSSTRVGRAVSYRLEDDVVHELLHWIGARHG; encoded by the coding sequence GTGGACGCCGTCGAAGGGCACGTACAGGTGGAGCGGGCGACCTCGGCACTCGTCGATGTCGACTCCGCCACGTGGGCGCGGCGCTTCGACCTGCTCTCCGACCCGAACCGCCTCGAGATCCTGCTTGTGCTGCACCGGGCTCCGGGCATCTTCGTGGGCGATTTGGCCGAGGTCTTGGGCCGGTCGGAAAATGCGGTGTCGCAAGCACTTCGGGTGCTCCGGCAGCAGGGGTGGGTCAGTTCCACCCGGGTGGGACGCGCCGTGAGCTACCGCCTCGAGGACGACGTCGTGCACGAACTGCTGCACTGGATCGGCGCGCGGCACGGCTGA
- a CDS encoding 3-oxoacyl-ACP reductase, translating to MDLTQRLAGKVAVITGGASGIGLATGRRLRAEGATVVVGDIDPTTGKAAADELEGLFVPVDVSEQEAVDNLFDTAASTFGRVDIAFNNAGISPPEDDLIENTDLPAWQRVQDINLKSVYLSCRAALRHMVPAGKGSIINTASFVAVMGSATSQISYTASKGGVLAMSRELGVQYARQGIRVNALCPGPVNTPLLQELFAKDPERAARRLVHIPLGRFAEPEELAAAVAFLASDDASFITGSTFLVDGGISSAYVTPL from the coding sequence ATGGACCTGACCCAACGCCTCGCCGGCAAGGTCGCCGTGATCACCGGCGGCGCAAGCGGTATCGGCCTGGCCACCGGCCGGCGGCTGCGCGCCGAGGGCGCCACCGTCGTGGTGGGTGACATCGACCCCACGACCGGCAAGGCCGCCGCCGACGAACTCGAAGGCCTGTTCGTGCCCGTGGACGTCTCCGAGCAGGAGGCCGTCGACAACCTGTTCGACACCGCCGCTTCGACTTTCGGGCGGGTCGACATCGCGTTCAACAACGCGGGCATCTCGCCACCCGAGGACGACCTGATCGAGAACACCGACCTGCCCGCCTGGCAGCGGGTCCAGGACATCAACCTCAAGTCGGTGTACCTGTCGTGTCGCGCCGCCCTGCGGCACATGGTGCCCGCGGGCAAGGGGTCGATCATCAACACCGCGTCGTTCGTGGCCGTGATGGGTTCGGCGACATCGCAGATCTCCTACACCGCATCCAAGGGCGGTGTGCTCGCGATGTCGCGTGAGCTCGGCGTGCAGTACGCGCGCCAGGGCATCCGGGTCAACGCGTTGTGCCCGGGACCGGTCAACACCCCACTGCTGCAGGAGTTGTTCGCCAAGGATCCCGAGCGCGCCGCGCGCAGGCTCGTGCACATCCCGCTGGGCCGGTTCGCCGAACCCGAGGAACTCGCCGCCGCGGTCGCGTTCCTGGCCAGTGACGACGCGTCGTTCATCACCGGGTCGACGTTCCTGGTCGACGGCGGGATCAGCTCCGCGTACGTCACGCCGCTGTAG